A part of Drosophila ananassae strain 14024-0371.13 chromosome 2R, ASM1763931v2, whole genome shotgun sequence genomic DNA contains:
- the LOC6493314 gene encoding E3 ubiquitin-protein ligase Bre1, with protein sequence MSKRSAEDASGASGGGVGGSSCLAVAAAAAGQPPIKKVHFEPHLIGPVSTLEEMDIKVLEFQNKKLAQRIEQRMRTEAELRHRIEQLEKRQTQDDAVLNVVNRYWNQLNEDIRVLLQRFDAETADELENRNENEVTTSFLAQLSTWDKEELDEKLANRVQVSKRAVAKIVQVIDRLMQRNEKITHVLKGDSLAGAGSGATDEEQQQSSGDAEAANTASIAVQALEETLKQTHIEIMSENHKLQNLNTSLHEKFHTMSLKMKEYQDAHTAKETENAELKNQIDELQYDLEKIHCRNDKLENHLAEAIEKLKAYHQIYGDPNKSSNSAKTPTSTGSGNATTNVNSQHLEELQKELEEYRELANNRLQELDKLHATHRETLKEVEKLKMDIRQLPESVIVETTEYKCLQSQFSVLYNESMQIKTMLDETRNQLQTSKNQHLRQIEVMESEELIAQKKVRSEMIQMEDVLALIRKEYEALRIEFEQNMAANEQTAPINREMRHLITSLQNHNGQLKGEVQRYKRKYKDTSTDNVKLRKELDDALATLEGNKLQSATGSAADEIKQENATSVKEENSNNASASSQSNQTNSGSDANLAIKEENSGSADDDADDEASKDVKDGIKQEKLSSGDSGATEKKDSPGPGNAANATNSSSGGGVKSEKDSKDGVKAKDVKTVESETVRDLKAQLKKALNDQKEMKLLLDMYKGVSKDQRDKVQLMATEKKLRSEIEELRQQLKKLQESKREERKKLADEEALRKIKQLEEQKYELQKQMANHKPSDNAWGAGAPGGANYTRPFVGSHEEEALLNEMEVTGQAFEDMQEQNSRLIQQLREKDDANFKLMSERIKANQLHKLLREEKTVLEDQMATATTQIEAMHIVLRKLEEKERSLQATVASIEKELMLRQQAMEMHKRKAIESAQSAADLKLHLEKYHAQMKEAQQVVAEKTSSLEAEAYKTKRLQEELAQFKRKAERMKKMEMSGTTIDEVMIEEIREYKETLTCPSCKVKRKDAVLSKCFHVFCYDCLRTRYETRQRKCPKCNCAFGANDYHRLYLQ encoded by the exons ATGTCAAAACGCAGCGCCGAGGACGCCAGCGGCGCCAGCGGTGGCGGCGTGGGAGGAAGCAGCTGCTTGGCGGTAGCGGCAGCTGCGGCCGGCCAGCCCCCCATAAAGAAGGTTCACTTTGAGCCGCACCTAATTGGGCCAGTGTCCACGCTGGAGGAGATGGACATCAAGGTGCTGGAGTTTCAAAACAAGAAACTGGCTCAGCGTATCGAGCAGCGAATGCGAACGGAGGCGGAGCTGCGGCACCGGATCGAGCAGCTGGAGAAGCGGCAGACGCAGGACGATGCCGTGCTGAATGTTGTTAATCGATACTGGAACCAGTTGAACGAAGACATCCGTGTCCTGCTGCAGCGATTCGACGCCGAGACGGCGGATGAGCTGGAAAACCGAAACGAAAACGAGGTCACTACGTCGTTTCTGGCTCAGCTGTCCACATGGGACAAGGAGGAGCTGGACGAGAAGCTGGCCAACCGCGTGCAGGTGTCGAAGCGGGCGGTGGCCAAGATCGTGCAGGTTATTGATAGGTTAATGCAACGCAACGAGAAGATAACTCATGTATTGAAAGGTGATAGTTTGGCGGGTGCCGGTTCGGGAGCAACTGACgaagagcagcagcagtcCAGCGGGGATGCCGAGGCGGCAAATACAGCAAGCATCGCGGTGCAAGCCCTGGAGGAAACACTCAAGCAGACCCACATTGAAATCATGAGCGAAAACCACAAGCTACAGAATCTAAACACATCGCTGCACGAAAAGTTCCACACCATGTCGCTGAAGATGAAGGAGTACCAGGACGCCCACACTGCTAAGGAGACGGAGAATGCCGAGCTGAAGAACCAGATCGACGAGCTCCAATACGACCTGGAGAAGATCCATTGCCGAAACGACAAGCTTGAAAACCATCTGGCCGAAGCAATTGAAAAGCTAAAGGCCTACCATCAAATCTACGGAGATCCCAATAAGAGTAGCAACAGCGCCAAAACTCCTACTTCGACGGGCTCTGGCAACGCAACTACAAACGTCAATAGCCAGCATTTGGAGGAGTTGCAGAAGGAGCTGGAAGAGTACCGGGAACTGGCCAACAATCGGTTACAAGAGCTGGACAAACTACACGCCACGCACCGCGAAACCCTAAAAGAGGTGGAGAAACTCAAAATGGAT ATACGGCAACTACCAGAGTCGGTGATTGTGGAGACGACGGAGTACAAGTGCTTGCAGAGCCAATTCTCCGTGCTCTATAACGAGTCCATGCAAATCAAAACGATGCTGGACGAGACCCGAAACCAGTTGCAGACGAGTAAGAACCAGCACCTGAGACAGATTGAGGTAATGGAGAGCGAGGAGCTGATAGCTCAGAAGAAGGTACGCAGCGAAATGATTCAAATGGAGGACGTCCTGGCGCTTATTAGGAAGGAGTACGAAGCGTTGAGGATAGAGTTCGAACAGAACATGGCGGCAAACGAGCAGACAGCGCCCATTAACCGTGAGATGCGACACCTGATCACCTCGCTGCAGAACCACAACGGACAGCTAAAAGGCGAGGTGCAGCGCTATAAGCGGAAGTATAAAGACACCTCTACCGACAACGTTAAGTTGCGCAAGGAGCTGGACGATGCTCTGGCCACGCTCGAGGGCAACAAGTTGCAGTCGGCGACAGGGTCTGCTGCCGACGAGATCAAGCAGGAGAATGCCACTAGCGTGAAGGAGGAGAATTCCAACAACGCCTCCGCATCCAGCCAATCCAACCAAACGAATTCCGGCAGTGATGCCAATCTCGCCATTAAAGAGGAGAATTCTGGGTCTGCCGACGATGATGCGGATGACGAAGCTAGCAAGGATGTTAAAGATGGTATCAAACAGGAAAAACTCAGTTCTGGAGACTCCGGTGCAACCGAGAAAAAGGACTCGCCAGGACCAGGAAATGCTGCAAATGCCACAAATTCCAGTTCGGGCGGGGGAGTGAAGAGCGAAAAGGATTCAAAGGACGGTGTAAAAGCCAAGGATGTTAAGACTGTGGAGAGTGAAACGGTGCGGGATCTGAAAGCACAATTAAA GAAAGCGTTAAATGACCAGAAGGAAATGAAACTACTGCTGGACATGTACAAAGGTGTCTCCAAGGACCAACGCGACAAGGTTCAGCTAATGGCAACGGAAAAGAAACTACGTTCCGAGATCGAGGAACTACGCCAGCAGCTGAAGAAACTCCAGGAGAGCAAACGCGAGGAGCGAAAAAAGTTGGCAGACGAGGAAGCGCTACGAAAGATCAagcagctggaggagcagAAATACGAGCTACAGAAGCAGATGGCGAACCACAAGCCATCGGACAATGCGTGGGGCGCTGGTGCTCCAGGTGGTGCGAACTATACAAGACCCTTTGTAGGCTCCCACGAGGAGGAGGCGCTTCTCAACGAAATGGAGGTAACCGGCCAAGCGTTTGAGGACATGCAGGAGCAGAACTCGCGTCTAATACAGCAGCTACGGGAAAAGGACGACGCGAACTTTAAGCTGATGTCAGAGCGGATCAAGGCTAACCAACTGCACAAGCTGCTGCGAGAAGAGAAAACTGTGCTGGAGGACCAGATGGCAACGGCTACGACACAGATCGAAGCCATGCACATTGTGCTACGAAAACTGGAAGAAAAGGAGCGGAGCCTTCAGGCCACTGTGGCTTCGATCGAGAAGGAGCTGATGCTGCGGCAACAGGCGATGGAGATGCACAAACGGAAGGCGATTGAATCGGCACAGTCGGCGGCAGATCTAAAGCTGCATCTGGAGAAATACCATGCCCAGATGAAGGAGGCGCAACAAGTGGTGGCCGAGAAAACTAGTTCGTTGGAGGCAGAAGCCTACAAAACCAAGCGGCTGCAGGAAGAGCTGGCGCAGTTCAAGCGGAAGGCGGAACGGATGAAGAAGATGGAGATGTCCGGCACCACTATTGACGAAGTAATGATAGAGGAGATCCGAGAGTATAAGGAGACGCTCACATGTCCCTCGTGCAAGGTGAAGCGGAAGGACGCAGTGTTGTCAAAGTGCTTCCACGTCTTCTGCTACGACTGCCTGCGAACGCGGTACGAAACGCGCCAGCGGAAGTGTCCCAAATGCAACTGCGCCTTTGGCGCCAATGATTATCATAGGCTATATCTGCAGTAG
- the LOC6493313 gene encoding tektin-1, which produces MLPNLKSRRITGLQLAGKHLGPVAKCPPRYSEEDWDYNNKIKFRITCDQEKLAERIVEESRRVVDETKDTTKNWQREVEHHMRERTSEIRFLVDELNRQKKTAALEDEALNTYRNRVLNCIEFLKDKSLAICKQCLILREGRIGVDLCDDEVDRSLRRELKVIKGCQGLADAALKEAEEQIRKLRAAIYLLDQDLAAKDKSLAIDEKNLKLKDFQHDLGKGQDLSKQHCQFSLTEWQAQTYENLEANAKALVSAGQLRAYIDLLLKQVCEDMQNQTDRTNESFERRIAETKHVKQCLENKHKDTMDHIHQVQRNMTELEKEMMDKQRAITLCQTRLSNRAHRPGLELTCDMVQDALYNELQALKASVCKLNQKLNENKASMRYLMHVQVMQEEEINIKANTCKIDEVDCMTLRQALKYQTF; this is translated from the exons ATGTTGCCCAATTTGAAGTCGCGCCGCATCACGGGCCTCCAGCTGGCCGGGAAGCATCTCGGCCCGGTGGCCAAATGTCCGCCCCGCTACTCCGAGGAGGACTGGGACTATAATAACAAGATCAAGTTTCGCATCACATGTGACCAGGAGAAGTTGGCTGAACGCATTGTGGA GGAATCGCGACGAGTGGTGGACGAAACGAAGGACACCACCAAGAACTGGCAGCGGGAAGTGGAGCATCATATGCGCGAGCGCACCAGCGAGATCCGCTTTCTGGTCGACGAGTTGAATCGCCAAAAGAAGACAGCCGCTCTGGAGGATGAGGCACTGAACACCTATCGCAATCGGGTGCTTAACTGTATCGAGTTCCTTAAGGACAAGTCCCTGGCCATATGTAAGCAGTGCCTAATCCTGCGAGAGGGCCGCATTGGTGTGGATCTTTGCGACGACGAGGTGGATAGGTCTCTGCGCCGGGAGCTAAAGGTGATCAAGGGATGTCAGGGATTGGCAGATGCGGCTCTCAAGGAGGCCGAGGAGCAGATTCGAAAGCTTCGTGCTGCCATCTATCTCCTGGATCAGGATTTGGCTGCCAAGGACAAATCGCTGGCCATCGATGAGAAGAATCTGAAGCTGAAGGATTTCCAGCACGACTTGGGCAAGGGCCAGGATCTCTCCAAGCAGCACTG CCAATTCTCTCTGACTGAGTGGCAGGCGCAGACGTACGAGAATCTGGAGGCAAATGCCAAGGCTCTGGTATCCGCCGGGCAGCTCCGAGCCTACATCGACCTGCTCCTGAAGCAGGTGTGCGAGGATATGCAGAATCAGACGGATCGAACCAACGAGTCCTTTGAACGGCGCATCGCCGAGACGAAGCACGTGAAGCAGTGCCTGGAGAACAAACACAAGGACACCATGGACCACATCCACCAGGTGCAGCGCAACATGACGGAGCTGGAGAAGGAGATGATGGACAAGCAGAGGGCAATCACCCTCTGCCAGACTCGGCTCAGCAACCGCGCCCACCGTCCCGGATTGGAGCTAACCTGCGATATGGTTCAGGATGCGCTGTACAACGAGCTGCAGGCTCTGAAGGCCTCGGTCTGCAAATTGAACCAGAAGCTGAACGAGAACAAGGCCTCCATGCGCTACCTGATGCACGTCCAGGTGATGCAGGAGGAGGAGATTAACATTAAGGCAAATACCTGCAAAATCGATGAAGTCGACTGCATGACACTGCGTCAGGCCCTCAAATATCAGACTTTCTAG